The DNA region CGCATGCTCGGCGAGTTGGTGGCAGATGCCGCCGCGGGCAAGCTGCGCCTGCCCGTTGATGGCATTTATCCGCTGGCCGATATTGCCGCGGCGGTGAAAGCCAGCGCCGAGCCCGGCCGCAAGGGCAAGGTGGTGCTGAAGGCCTAAACGAGCCCCAGCATGCGATCCTGCTCCTGACGCAGGGCGAAGAGCCGCGTGGATGTGTCCGGCTGGCTGTTGGCGCTGGTGAGAAGCTCGCCCTTCTTCACCGGCGCAGTGACCTTGCCACCCTCGAGGAGGCCAACCGGTAGCGCTTGCTTGTCGCGGGCATCGGCAATGGTCATGGTGAAAGAGCGGTAGCAGGTTTCACCGATGGCATCGAAGGCCTCGCCAGGGGCAAGATCGCGCTTGGCAACGGCACAGACTTCCGCAACCGGCCTGGGCAGCGGCACCATGTCGGGCTTGCCCGTCAGCATGATGCGCGCACAGGTCAGCGGGACCTCGAGGCTGGTCAGGTGATAGGGCCGGAAGAAACTATAATAAGGGCCGCGTCCGATATGGAGGTCATCCATGCGCTCGATGATGCGCGGATGCTCGGCCTTGACGATGACGAAGACGCCAGGGGCGACGCCCTTGCCGACGGTGAAATCGACAACGCCGGGCTTGTGGAGGATACCACCATCCTCGCGCGGGATCAGCACCTTGGCCATGTCGTCGCGATCGGCGGCCGGTCCGTGCATGCCTGGCACGTCGGGCACGAGACCGGTGGCGTTGGCGATTGCGCACATCTCGACCATGGTCTTGGAGCCATCGACGAACTCTACCAGCATGCGCGGGTTCATGTTCCGCCGCTCGGCTTCCGCGCGATAGTCTTCCGGCACGGCATCATGCCGCAGCGGATTGTTCTTGCCCTTGCCGGCCGCCACGATGGGTAGGCCCAGCGCCGAGACGAACTCGATCAGCTCCATGCAGGAGCTGGGTTCGTCGCCCGCGCCCACCGAATAGACCACGCCCAGCCGGTCGGCCTGGGCCTTGAGATAGGGGCCAATGGTAACGTCGGCCTCGACATTCATCATCACCAGATGCTTGCCATGTTCCATGGCGAGCAAGTCGTAGTCGGCAGCAACGCCCGGCTTGCCGGTGGCATCGATGACCACGTCGATATTGGGTGTAGTGACCAGCGTTTCGGCCGAGGTGATGGCGATCTTGCCCTGTTCGATAGCCGCCGTCGCGGCGGCGGGGCTGTCAGCGGTCTTGCCCTTGCTGTCTTCGCCATAGGCAATGCGCATAGCCTCGAGCGCCGTATGCGGGCGGCGGGTGGCGATAGCGGACATTTCGATGCCGCGCATCAAACTCATCTGGGTGACAAGATCGGTCCCCATCTCGCCCGAGCCGATGACGCCAACACGGACGGGCTTGCCGGCATCGGCGCGGGCCTGGAGATCACGGGCGAGGCCGGTGAGGGCGATTTGAACGGTCATTGGCAGTTCCGGCTAAAACACCTTTCTGCGTTACCCTCCCGCTTGGCTTCACCGCAAGGAAAAGCTGTGCGAGCCGCTTAGCACTTCTTAAACCGTTCCGGGGGAAACTGTCGGCGGAGAGAACTCCAGGGGCATTCAGAAATATGGTCAGCAAAGCCACGAAGCCGGTTGCTTTGCCAGCG from Devosia sp. RR2S18 includes:
- a CDS encoding NAD(P)H-dependent oxidoreductase produces the protein MTVQIALTGLARDLQARADAGKPVRVGVIGSGEMGTDLVTQMSLMRGIEMSAIATRRPHTALEAMRIAYGEDSKGKTADSPAAATAAIEQGKIAITSAETLVTTPNIDVVIDATGKPGVAADYDLLAMEHGKHLVMMNVEADVTIGPYLKAQADRLGVVYSVGAGDEPSSCMELIEFVSALGLPIVAAGKGKNNPLRHDAVPEDYRAEAERRNMNPRMLVEFVDGSKTMVEMCAIANATGLVPDVPGMHGPAADRDDMAKVLIPREDGGILHKPGVVDFTVGKGVAPGVFVIVKAEHPRIIERMDDLHIGRGPYYSFFRPYHLTSLEVPLTCARIMLTGKPDMVPLPRPVAEVCAVAKRDLAPGEAFDAIGETCYRSFTMTIADARDKQALPVGLLEGGKVTAPVKKGELLTSANSQPDTSTRLFALRQEQDRMLGLV